Genomic window (Carassius carassius chromosome 36, fCarCar2.1, whole genome shotgun sequence):
TCAGAGTCTTTTCACCCGCTCACATTTCCCCGTCTAATCCAGTGGTGTGTTTGCGTTCCAGGTCTGTGGAGGAGAGCTTCAACATGTCTGATGAGAACAGCGGGCCGAGTCTGGGTGTCGCCAGGAAGAAGAAGATCGCTATCGGTGTCATCTTCCTGCTCTCGCCCAACGAGGAAGAAAACGCCAAGTTCCAGGACTTTTTCTTCTCTCACTTTCCTCTCTTTGAGAGTCATATGAACAAACTCAAAAGTGCCATTGAGCAGGTTAGACATGAATTGTGTTTTTGTGGTTTGCCCCTGCGTCATCTGTTGCGTCTCTCTTacggtgtgtgtttgtggctcTCTCTCTTTGTTTGAAGGCTATGATACTGAGCCGCAGGTCAGCTGATGCCAGCCAGAGAGCTTTGGCTTACAGTCGCATGGTGGACAGCCTCAATGAGTTCAGGTGAGATTGTGGTGACATGTCTGGACGCTGATCACCAGGTGCTTTGTTATTTACATCCTCTAAAAGTCCAGCCAAGGTTTACTGGACACTTAATCCACTCATGTGACTTGAGACACACGACACTGATCTATGCGATGCCTTTGTGTCCAATCTTAATGAACGCCTTGCTGGAAGTTTCCTGCTGCTGCACTGAGCACGATGACCTTTGACACGATTCACACGATAACTCCCGTATCATGTTCAGGGCAACCAGAAGCGTAATGCattcaaagaaagaaaaacaaaaatcaaccTGTCAATCATACTAGAGgtgtcacattttttttaattctgtcaaTTGTCATTATTGAAAGGCATTGTTTTGATGCTTTCTATGATCTCAGAGTAATAAATCTTGTTCAGACTGTGAGTCCAAATGTGATTTAGTGCATATCCTATTGAAATCCAGTCTAAATGAGTCCACACTGTATTGCAACTGTTCAGATCTGATTTGTGTGTCCCGTGCTGCTCTCGTTTTACTGAATCCAATCTGAGCAGTCAGACTGAAAAGTGGTGATCCACTATTCAGCCTCTCATACTTCCAAGTCATATGCTTGTTGGTCCACGGCCAGAGCAACCTGAGCACAGTGCCACAGAAACCTTATCTCCCTCACACACTGTCAGGACAGACCAGAATAGTCAATAATGTGCAAGTGAACAGACAAACAAATATTTCAGATTTACCACCTCCGGCGGGATAATTATACACCTTGGCGTTTATCCTCGGGGTCGAAATGAAGCTGTACATCAGTGTGTGATGTTTGTGAAAATCAGTTGGTCATCAATCAGCTGTACACATTTTAGTTAAGACAGGGGgatcaaattaatcaaatcaaataatctAGGTGTAAAATGCAGTGAGAATAGACTTAATCTAAATTTAATATAGCGCTCTTTTATAGTCagtataacaataaaaaactttCTAAATTGTGACACAAACGGATCCTTAACTGATTCATTGGACTTTATTTTTTTCGTTTGGTCCTGTTAAATCTTGGTGTACCAATGGCATTGATAACACTTAAAGGTGTTACATTGCAAATTCCTCTAATAGCGTGTTGCTTAAATAATCCCCCAGGCCTGATTTGAAGTGATGAACGTTTAGAGTGTCATGTTCTCTAAGTCCTCATTTCAGGGTCTAGGTTTAAAAGTAGACATCAGAGCTTCATAAATCTTACATAATCCAGTGCTAAAACAGCTCTGTCTTCCTGTTAGCTGCTGTTGCATGAGGCTTTATATAGTTCACTACACTAACTTCAGTACTGGGAAGTATAGTACGTCTTGGGAAGGGAGtacattgttgtttttttcccctcaagtGTCACATCTGCATCTTTCCCAGCGCCTAATCAGCACAAGTATTGCTTGTAATGGTAAACAACATTGCTCCATTGCAGATTAGTGTTAAAGCTGCTCCTCTGATGGGATCCAGAGATTTGCTTTGCGTGTAATTAAGTGGATAGTTTTACAGAAGCGGTCCTACTCGTGACTCTACAGACTTTCCTGAACTCATACCATTTCGAGTAGCATCTGGCTGTTGAGCTCTGGACCACGGCCAATGCTCCCGGGCTACATGACATTTGAAGAAGTTCAATATGCTGTAAAGGTCTTTCCCAGCTGGGGCAGCCCTGTGCAACTGAAGCGCTCTTTGTTTCAGCTGTTGACAAAAGCTCTTCTGTCTTTGTGTGCGGGCGCTCTGTAGGACGACCATCTGCAACCTGTACACCATGCCACGTGTGTCTGAGCCCGTCTGGCTCACCATGATGTCCGGTCCACCTGAAAAGAACCAGCTTTGTGGCCAGTTCATGAGGGAGCTGGCCCTGCTCATGGAGCAAGCCTCCAAGAACCAGTTGAGTAACATCACACATATTACTCAAGCCATCAAACGCCCTTGATGAGCCTAATGTAACCATGTTCTCGCTTGCCTTTAGATTCCTCCCTGCACTTCTCACTGCGGTTCTCACTAACCATCTCGCCTGGGTTCCCACGGTCATGCCCAACGGTCAACCACCCTTAAAGATCTTCCTGGAGAAGCACTCCTCACAGAGCGTAGACATGCTGGCGAAAACACATCCCTACAACCCACTTTGGGCACAGCTTGGTAAATGACTCGTACAAGAATACAAAAATTTGTGCATTTCGCCACCTAGTGGAGTATTTATGGAAGTGACTTGCCACGGTGAGCTTTAGAGCAGGGTTCTTTCTGGAGGCACCACAACAATACACATTTTTGACATTTctggtctctactaatgagctgataagCAGGTGTGTTTGCTTGTGTGTAGTGTTGGGGTGCCTCAAGGAACATTGTTGGGAAACATTGCATTTGAACAGGAGTCTTCGGTTCTGCTGTCCTGCAGCTTTAACctgaatcaaacacacctgaacaagctagtCAAGATCCTTAGGATTGCTTGAAAAtgacaggcaggtgtgttgaagcAGTAGTCATGGCTTAATCACAAAATCCCTGGAACATCCACTCCCTaaaaatcccacaatgcaacacaagaGACAGGGATCATCGATGCTCACTACACTTAAAAAAAGATCTAAAGGTTGTTGGCAATctatatggttccatgaagaacctttaaagcagtggttcccaacctgggGGTCGTGACCCCCCACTAGGGGTAGCTGAAGTTTTGCAAGGGTTGTTCAGCTCTTTGCAGTTTGATGGTTTCAAATAGAAATGGTTGCAGTTTGTACAACCCAtgataaatacagccttggttttgttttgtgtgaaacTACGGCGAAAGACAGTGAATGGATTTACAGAGggaaataatatacatttaaagtaTGTATGAAATTCTGAAGAGAACCAAGGCAGACCAAAATAATCCTGCCATTATATCAGACATTCAGCACACAAATGACTCCCTCTTATTTccagtgctgggtagattacttacaaattgtaatctGTTACCGTTTACAGATTACATTATGAAATTTGTAGTTCGTACTACTACTACTTTTTAGTTTACCTTTTACATAACTTGTTTTGAACTTACCATTAAATGTACCATGTTGATATGAAAaggcaaagaaaaagaaaatatattccattatttgatatcaacattgataacaacaaagtgcattaaacattgcattacactCCAAACTGGAGTTAATGTGAGAACTGCAGTTCAAACTCTATATCAGTAAATTTACAGAGGGAATCAGTAAATTTACAGAGGGAATCAGTAAATTATGAATATTTTGCTGCCATTTTTATGAATATGTAAAttaagtaactgtaatctgattatgagcattttaaaatgtaatgtaatccaGTTATGAGTGATCACTTTTTCATAATCGGATTACATGTAATCCATTACTACCCAGCACTGCTTATTTGTTTCCTAGCAAATGTGTAATAATAGTTTTGGTTTATAATGTTGTTGTTATTGCAGGTGACCTGTACGGGGCGATCGGCTCACCTGTGCGTCTGTCCCGTACGGTGGTGGTTGGCAAACGACAGGAGCTGGTGCAGCGTCTTCTCTATGTGCTGACCTACTTCATCCGCTGCTCGGAGCTACTGGAAACACACCTGCTGGAGAGCGCCGAGGACGTGGCCATCGTGATGCCCGGCTCGCTCATCACCACGTCACTGCGCCCCGGAGAGGTGGAGGAGTCCGACTACGTGCTGGTCACCGTGCACAAGCCGAGCCAAGACTACCTGTCCCAGGGTGCCGAGGGAGAGGACGGCTACCCATCTGATGACAACAGCTTACAGAGCAGCACATACATGGACACAGAAGCCCCAGACGAGCACAAGCGTCCGCATCCGGTGGACCGTATCAGTGATGTGCCTGTCTGCAGAGAAGCAGCCCGCAGCCCACAGCTCGAGACTCGACTGGAAACCGTGGTAAAAGTCTGCTCCAACTCGCCGTGCGAGAGAAGACCCTCCCTCGAGATTCAAGGGGATGTGCGACCCGAGGTGGAGTCTGGTGGCATGCCCATCAGGATCTTCCATTCATCAGATATCCTCCTAGAAAAGAGCTTTGATAACGCCGGGAATGAACCCTCCTCTAAAGTCACATTCCTAATCGGAGACTCAATGTCTCCTGAATCTGACATGGAGAGTCGACAACAAAAGGTGGAGGGCGAGGTCAAGAAACACAAGAAGTTTCTCAAAGACAACCAGCAGAAGCAGTGTAATGCCGAGGCTAAACTCCAAGTGGACCAAATCAAGACCAACGGCAGCAAGACTAGAACTAGAAAGACGTCTCGGAGGTGTCCGAAAGTGCAAGGCGACTGCATGGACATGTTTGACGAGTATTTCAGTGATGACAATCCCATGGAGACGAGGACTATTGATGATGTCTATCAAACTGTGATGAAAGGCACAGGAAGCAGTGCTCCACGGTTGGACAAAGACGGCTGTGAGTGCGAGGCAGGAGACGTCAGCGCGGGCTGCTGTAAAACCTGCTGTTCTGCCGAGCAGGACAAGGGCATCGAGATGTCACTGAGTGTCCCTTCACAAGACACCATAGGGGATAAAAAGACAGCAGTCCTGCTGAACGACTGGGAGATCCCACGCAACGAGAGCTCGGACAGCGCGCTGGGGGACAGCGAGAGCGAGGACGCCGGACAGGAGCTGCCCAGGCAAGAGCATGATGGACCGTTTTATACTGAAGAGCAGGCCGACTGGCAGGATGAGCTCGAGGTGCCTTTACCCGGGTAAGAGCGGAGATCGGTTATCAGAAACATCTGTTTTGTTTGGCTTGTGGGCTGTATTTGGGCTGGACGCTTTTATCTATCAACATATTTTGTGTAAACGATATAGAATGAGAGTTTATTAGTGGCATTAATATAGAACAGTGATTAAACTGACTTGGAACTACCTGTGCATTAAACGGTTGTACTgcatacctgccagccaatcagaatccagcatTCAGACAGACCATGGAATGACgagatatatatataccatatattgcaaatcagcccaaaaacacaaaacattaccCAGCCCTAGTCTGTACGTTATAAATGTTGCTAATAAACAGGTTATGTGTTGTCTAGGGCGAAGCTGGTGGAGAACTACTCTAAACCAAGCATTGCCAACTTTGGGAGGTCGCTCTTTGGAGGATACTGTCCTACATATGTCCCAGACTTTGTTCTGCATGGAGTCCCCAATGATGAGAAACTGAGGCAGAACCTGGTGTCGGATCTGGCCCATGCTGTGCAGGTACATGTCACCAAGCAGCATCTGCCTAACACTTGATGATAGTTATAGTTACATAAGATTAAGGCGATAAAACTGATAATCTCCTATAATGACAATTATTGGCAACAAATTTGATTATCAACTAATCTGTGCCAGGGTTATTTTAGAttagaaaaactaaaatgaaaaccatGGGGGAAAATAATTAtaacttgaaataaaacaaaatatttaaaatgtatatatttcagttagtttccaaGGCATAATTtctaaataactaaaacttaaaataaaaaatacaaataataaaataaaaaaataattgtataaagattttattttattataattttcaattttgttttaatgtaacTAGTACTTTATAAATGGTAAGCAATAGTTGTTTTGTGGTTAACAATGTAATGTCTATATTTTAAACCTATTTTGCCAAGGTTAATAAATAATCAATAGATTAAGCAGTTATCAACATAATTGTTAGTTACAGCCTTACATACGATCCTTAAACACTACTGTCATCATCACAAACTTCTTTTACAATGGGACTCTCCTGTGTGAAACAGAGTCCCATACATCCCATCTACAGCACTTGAGTGTCACTGAGAGTCCTAAATGAACTAAATGTCCTAAATGTAAATTGATAAGAGCTGAATTGTTGATGTGCAGCATCCTGTACTGGATGAGCCGATCGCGGAGGCTGTCTGCATTATTGCAGACACTGATAAGTGGAGCGTGCAGGTGGCCAGCAGCCAGAGACGACCCTCCGACAAATTGGGCAAAGAGGTGCTCGTGTCCAACCTCGTGTCCAACCTGCTCCAGTCCACCTACCAGCTCTACCGACTCAACCTGTCGCCAAACTTCGTGAGTGCAACTTTCTAACGCTGCTTCTGCTTTATTTATTCAATCATCAGGACATCTGTAAGGAAATGTGAACATACTTTAGAGCTCTCACAGTTGATTATTTTTTAGGGCTGCCCTCTAATAGTTGACTAACCAATAGTGGACCAGAAGAGGTTTGGTCAGCCAGAATTGTAATAATCGCTTAGtcgtataaaaaagaaaaaaatccactGGTCGAAGTTGTGAAATCTGTGACGGACAGATCATTAACGGCTGGTCTGTGTGGTAGTACAGATGGAGGTGCCGGTGCGCTCACTTGCTCTGAAAATACCCCCTCATATTTGCTCATAAGATGTTTaattgtgtgcactcacaataacaacaaaacattgtgcttttgtaaaataatgaatgcAATCAGGATCTGTGAACTTGAGCGCAGAACTCTGAAACTCAGTGTATACTTGCCTTACAGATATGTAAACATATATCTATAGAGAGCAAAATTTCTACTTTCAAATAAACCAGTTCCAATAGAAACAAATAtcctctgattatgtaatccgtatgaaacATGCATACAGGCGCATCCACTAACACGGAGCTGACGAATCTGTCACGTCTCTTAAGCCAAAAAAAAAGTAAGCACTAGTTTACCAATTATTAAAATCTTAATGCAGCCTCCTTACTGTttttccctgacacattcatTACTTCTGCAGCATGCCgtggcaagctttatgcgtgTGCTTGAGTGCTTATTAGGCTATGTTTATGTAGACAATAAAAGGCTCTATattacaacctgaattccggaaaagttgggacgtttttttaaattttaataaaatgaaaactcaaggaatttcaaatcacatgagccaatattttattcacaatagaacatagataacgtagcaaatgtttaaactgagagattttacacttttatccacttaattagctcatttaaaatttaatgcctgctacaggtctcaaaaaagttggcacgggggcaacaaatggctaaaaaagcaagcagttttgaaaagattcagctgggagaacatctagtgattaatttagttaattgatatcaggtctgtaacatgattagctataaaagctttgtcttagagaagcagagtctctcagaagtaaagatgggcagaggctctccaatctgtgaaagactgcgtaaaaaaattgtggaaaactttaaaaacaatgttcctcaacgtcaaattgcaaaggctttgcaaatctcatcatctacagtgcataacatcatcaaaagattcagagaaactggagaaatctctgtgtgtaagggacaaggccggagacctttattggatgcccgtggtcttcgggctctcagacgacactgcatcactcatcggcatgattgtgtcaatgacattactaaatgggcccaggaatactttcagaaaccactgtcggtaaacacaatccgccgtgccatcagcagatgccaactaaagctctatcatgcaaaaaggaagccatatgtgaacatggtccagaagcgccgtcgtgtcctgtgggccaaggctcatttaaaatggactatttcaaagtggaatagtgttttatggtcagacgagtccaaatttgacattcttgttggaaatcacggacgccgtgtcctccgggctaaagaggagggagaccttccagcatgttatcagcgttcagttcaaaagccagcatctctgatggtatgggggtgcataagtgcatacggtatgggcagcttgcatgttttggaaggctctgtgaatgctgaaaggtatataaaggttttagagcaacatatgcttccctccaaacaacgtctatttcagggaaggccttgtttatttcagcaggacaatgcaaaaccacatactgcagctataacaacagcatggcttcgtcatagaagagtccgggtgctaacctggcctgcctgcagtccagatctttcacctatagagaacatttggcgcatcattaaacgaaaaatacgtcaaagacgaccacgaactcttcaacagctggaaatctatataaggcaagaatgggaccaaattccaacagcaaaactccagcaactcatagcctcaatgcccagacgtcttcaaactgttttgaaaagaaaaggagatgctacaccatggtaaacatgccccgtcccaactattttgagacctgtagcagaaatcaaaattgaaatgagctcattttgtgcataaaattgtaaactttctcagtttaaacatttgctatgttatctatgttctattgtgaataaaatattggctcatgtgatttgaaagtgttttagttttcattttattaaaatttaaaaaacgtcccaacttttccggaattcgggttgtatgatttAAAAGGTTTATTAATAAATGCGGGATTACCGTATTTTTTCGGTCTATAAATGGCACcgaagtataagttgcatcagtccaaaaataagtcatgactagggaaaaaacatatataagtcgcactggactataagtcgcatttatttagatccaagaaccaagagaaaacattaccgtctacagccgccagagggcgctctatgctgttcagtgtagactacaggagcactgaacagcatagagcgccctctcgcaggttaatttctcttggttcttgtcaaattaattttgataagttgcacctgactataagtcgcaggaccagccaaactatgaaaaaaagtttgACTCATGCTTCAAATGAACTGCTAGTCGACCAGACAAATCTTTAGTCAAGGGCAGCCCTATTATATTTGTAAGCAATCGATTATTTTAACAATCAAGTAAttagatattatttatttttgaataattggaTCAGTAAAGTATCAAAAGTAATTAATCTTCTGGTTTACTGTTAGGACAGTAAATCAAGATAGAATGCATCTTTGCATCTAAGACCGTGGGACACAATGCTAACAAATGCCTGCTCTTCCTTGTTGCCTTCAAATTAAACCATTGCCTTGCCAACTTTCTACTGTAAACAAATCTCACAGCAAGATTCTGTAACATGCAACGGTCAAATGTGTTTGTGAAGCATGTCTACATGAAAAACTATGGAAAAGTAGCACAGTGGAATGGGAAAAAATTGTGTTATTTGTGAAAGGCCCCTGAAAATGCAAAGCTTCATTCGTGCATCTTTGATACACATGCTACAGCAACTAATTTAAAACACATGGACATCAAAACATGCAAACTCAAAGCCGGGCTTTGGACTTTTATTGTGAAATGAGCAGGTTGAAGCTGTGAAGGATATAAGTCAGTGCTGTATGTTAGTGACACGAGCTGTTCTCTCGCTCTTGTTTTCAGTGTATCATGCATCTGGAGGACCGGCTGCAGGAACTCTACTTCAAGAGCAAAATGTTGGCTGAGTACTTAAAAGGACAGACCAGGGTGCATGTGAAGGAGCTGGGCATGGTGCTAGGGTAAGAATTCATGTGTCTTTCTATCAGTTGTAATTAGCGATGCTAATTTGGGACAGCATAGGCCATGAAAAAAAGATCCATGTAGGTCGACCACTAGTCGTGATGCATGTCTGTTTGGTTTATCCCCACAGGATCGAGTCTAACGATCTGCCCCTGCTAGCAGCCATAGCAAGCACACACTCACCGTACGTGGCTCAGATTCTCCTGTAGTCCAcatggagagcgagagagactccATCCCTCCAGGTCCGGTCCGGCTGCACAGGGGCCCTTCGAGGGCCCGGAGACCCCTGGAGCAGGGAGGCCGTGGAGTTGAACGGTCTCAGGGTGAGCAGACTGCAGGACAGACGCTCTGCCATTAGATGACGGTCGAAACCCAGAGGTCCCCTGAAAGTGACCTGGGAATATCACTTTTCAACAGTGGACACAGGAGTGCATTTTTTAATTCCATAAACCGTGTTTTTTAAAATTTCTTGTTCCTTTACACAACGTAAGAATGTAAAAGCCAAAGAAGAAATACAAGCAGCCCTTGCGTACAAATACTGAAGCTGTTCATGACCCCTTCTTCCAGTAAAGACAGAGTTATAAAATCAGTTTTATGATTTGAAATGAATATATCATGGACTGTTCTCAATCGATTGTGGCAGTGAGTGATCATGTAATATTCCTTTCTTTGTGTTTACAAGCGAACTTACCCAAATGAGCTCTACCTCAAACCTTcagtgtctcacacacacacacacacacacacacacacacacacacacacacacatctaacatgtgaaattaaacatttgaggtaaagtttcatttttggtttTCAGTCACCCAGTAAAGATGAAACCATGGCACGATTTCTCATGAAAGAGCTCTGAGGATtcagtttttatctttttttttcggGCAGCGTCACTTTAGCCGCCACAGAAGTGTTTACCTGTCCTTCTGGAAATGATTAAGAgatgtatttttaattgaataGTCATTTAGGCGCAATATTCTGTGTGATTTTTAAAAAGGGGAATAATTTGGTCAAGAGAAACTCGATGCTCACCAATCAATCACTATATTGGGATTTGTGCTGGACCCTTTTTTTAACACTGATCCAAGGACATTCAACAATTATCTTGTATTTTCAGGTTTGAAATGCTGACATTTTTTTATGTGTCGTCTTAGTTTGCAGACAGATTGTTTACTGATGGAATAACAGAGAAATGAGTCAATCAGTTAATGACTTACAAAGATGTTTATGAATGGTTGGCTTGCTTTGTCTTTGGGTCAAACCATACATCTAAGTCTTAAtcgacaaaaaacaaaaaaacaatccacAGGCTTTGCAAGGTGTTGCAGGTGATTGCTTCGGTGGGAaactttttgtattaaaaaaaaacctgtatctATTTGCCTCCAGaatgtgtatttatattatttctttatacagaaaaacatttaatttatttacttggCATGCATTGGTAAATATTAGCTGTATATACTGCATAGATTTTCTTGGTGTATTTGTACATAAAGCCTCTTTTTTTCCCAGTTTTTAT
Coding sequences:
- the fnip1 gene encoding folliculin-interacting protein 1 isoform X1 is translated as MAPTLFNKLFNKKSAFSPPAKCSKEDAVFSWSSPELEPCQIRLIVYQDCERRGRNVLFDSDARKRSTEDAPVTRVCGEAQAKMFGKCCQLRPTGGSSSSLDSSSSCASEPKEQNRFQGSSRCSSDANMLGEMMFGSVAMSYKGSTLKIHQMRSPPQLMLSKVFTARTGGSVCGSLNTLQDSLEFINQDSGAPRPEQNSAASSFLGSIGFSQLCSPRRALSEQGPLRLIKSASFFSGHSNPMDMPGRGLHDERDSGIARSASLSSLLITPFPSPGSSLTSSCASSYQRRWLRSQTTSLENGVFPRWSVEESFNMSDENSGPSLGVARKKKIAIGVIFLLSPNEEENAKFQDFFFSHFPLFESHMNKLKSAIEQAMILSRRSADASQRALAYSRMVDSLNEFRTTICNLYTMPRVSEPVWLTMMSGPPEKNQLCGQFMRELALLMEQASKNQFLPALLTAVLTNHLAWVPTVMPNGQPPLKIFLEKHSSQSVDMLAKTHPYNPLWAQLGDLYGAIGSPVRLSRTVVVGKRQELVQRLLYVLTYFIRCSELLETHLLESAEDVAIVMPGSLITTSLRPGEVEESDYVLVTVHKPSQDYLSQGAEGEDGYPSDDNSLQSSTYMDTEAPDEHKRPHPVDRISDVPVCREAARSPQLETRLETVVKVCSNSPCERRPSLEIQGDVRPEVESGGMPIRIFHSSDILLEKSFDNAGNEPSSKVTFLIGDSMSPESDMESRQQKVEGEVKKHKKFLKDNQQKQCNAEAKLQVDQIKTNGSKTRTRKTSRRCPKVQGDCMDMFDEYFSDDNPMETRTIDDVYQTVMKGTGSSAPRLDKDGCECEAGDVSAGCCKTCCSAEQDKGIEMSLSVPSQDTIGDKKTAVLLNDWEIPRNESSDSALGDSESEDAGQELPRQEHDGPFYTEEQADWQDELEVPLPGAKLVENYSKPSIANFGRSLFGGYCPTYVPDFVLHGVPNDEKLRQNLVSDLAHAVQHPVLDEPIAEAVCIIADTDKWSVQVASSQRRPSDKLGKEVLVSNLVSNLLQSTYQLYRLNLSPNFCIMHLEDRLQELYFKSKMLAEYLKGQTRVHVKELGMVLGIESNDLPLLAAIASTHSPYVAQILL
- the fnip1 gene encoding folliculin-interacting protein 1 isoform X3 yields the protein MAPTLFNKLFNKKSAFSPPAKCSKEDAVFSWSSPELEPCQIRLIVYQDCERRGRNVLFDSDARKRSTEDAPVTRVCGEAQAKMFGKCCQLRPTGGSSSSLDSSSSCASEPKEQNRFQGSSRCSSDANMLGEMMFGSVAMSYKGSTLKIHQMRSPPQLMLSKVFTARTGGSVCGSLNTLQDSLEFINQDSGAPRPEQNSAASSFLGSIGHSNPMDMPGRGLHDERDSGIARSASLSSLLITPFPSPGSSLTSSCASSYQRRWLRSQTTSLENGVFPRWSVEESFNMSDENSGPSLGVARKKKIAIGVIFLLSPNEEENAKFQDFFFSHFPLFESHMNKLKSAIEQAMILSRRSADASQRALAYSRMVDSLNEFRTTICNLYTMPRVSEPVWLTMMSGPPEKNQLCGQFMRELALLMEQASKNQFLPALLTAVLTNHLAWVPTVMPNGQPPLKIFLEKHSSQSVDMLAKTHPYNPLWAQLGDLYGAIGSPVRLSRTVVVGKRQELVQRLLYVLTYFIRCSELLETHLLESAEDVAIVMPGSLITTSLRPGEVEESDYVLVTVHKPSQDYLSQGAEGEDGYPSDDNSLQSSTYMDTEAPDEHKRPHPVDRISDVPVCREAARSPQLETRLETVVKVCSNSPCERRPSLEIQGDVRPEVESGGMPIRIFHSSDILLEKSFDNAGNEPSSKVTFLIGDSMSPESDMESRQQKVEGEVKKHKKFLKDNQQKQCNAEAKLQVDQIKTNGSKTRTRKTSRRCPKVQGDCMDMFDEYFSDDNPMETRTIDDVYQTVMKGTGSSAPRLDKDGCECEAGDVSAGCCKTCCSAEQDKGIEMSLSVPSQDTIGDKKTAVLLNDWEIPRNESSDSALGDSESEDAGQELPRQEHDGPFYTEEQADWQDELEVPLPGAKLVENYSKPSIANFGRSLFGGYCPTYVPDFVLHGVPNDEKLRQNLVSDLAHAVQHPVLDEPIAEAVCIIADTDKWSVQVASSQRRPSDKLGKEVLVSNLVSNLLQSTYQLYRLNLSPNFCIMHLEDRLQELYFKSKMLAEYLKGQTRVHVKELGMVLGIESNDLPLLAAIASTHSPYVAQILL
- the fnip1 gene encoding folliculin-interacting protein 1 isoform X2 is translated as MGKQKGTNALMSSWSSPELEPCQIRLIVYQDCERRGRNVLFDSDARKRSTEDAPVTRVCGEAQAKMFGKCCQLRPTGGSSSSLDSSSSCASEPKEQNRFQGSSRCSSDANMLGEMMFGSVAMSYKGSTLKIHQMRSPPQLMLSKVFTARTGGSVCGSLNTLQDSLEFINQDSGAPRPEQNSAASSFLGSIGFSQLCSPRRALSEQGPLRLIKSASFFSGHSNPMDMPGRGLHDERDSGIARSASLSSLLITPFPSPGSSLTSSCASSYQRRWLRSQTTSLENGVFPRWSVEESFNMSDENSGPSLGVARKKKIAIGVIFLLSPNEEENAKFQDFFFSHFPLFESHMNKLKSAIEQAMILSRRSADASQRALAYSRMVDSLNEFRTTICNLYTMPRVSEPVWLTMMSGPPEKNQLCGQFMRELALLMEQASKNQFLPALLTAVLTNHLAWVPTVMPNGQPPLKIFLEKHSSQSVDMLAKTHPYNPLWAQLGDLYGAIGSPVRLSRTVVVGKRQELVQRLLYVLTYFIRCSELLETHLLESAEDVAIVMPGSLITTSLRPGEVEESDYVLVTVHKPSQDYLSQGAEGEDGYPSDDNSLQSSTYMDTEAPDEHKRPHPVDRISDVPVCREAARSPQLETRLETVVKVCSNSPCERRPSLEIQGDVRPEVESGGMPIRIFHSSDILLEKSFDNAGNEPSSKVTFLIGDSMSPESDMESRQQKVEGEVKKHKKFLKDNQQKQCNAEAKLQVDQIKTNGSKTRTRKTSRRCPKVQGDCMDMFDEYFSDDNPMETRTIDDVYQTVMKGTGSSAPRLDKDGCECEAGDVSAGCCKTCCSAEQDKGIEMSLSVPSQDTIGDKKTAVLLNDWEIPRNESSDSALGDSESEDAGQELPRQEHDGPFYTEEQADWQDELEVPLPGAKLVENYSKPSIANFGRSLFGGYCPTYVPDFVLHGVPNDEKLRQNLVSDLAHAVQHPVLDEPIAEAVCIIADTDKWSVQVASSQRRPSDKLGKEVLVSNLVSNLLQSTYQLYRLNLSPNFCIMHLEDRLQELYFKSKMLAEYLKGQTRVHVKELGMVLGIESNDLPLLAAIASTHSPYVAQILL